The Jiangella sp. DSM 45060 genome contains the following window.
CTGGACCGACGAGATCGTCCGCGCCGCCGACGTCGTCGTCACCATGGGCTGCGGCGACGCCTGCCCCGTTTTCCCCGGCAAGCGCTACGAGGACTGGACCCTCGACGACCCCGCGGGCCAGGACCTCGCCGCCGTCCGTCCCATCCGCGACGACATCGAGCGTCGCGTCCTCACCCTCCTCGACGAGCTCCGCCGAGCCTGAGCGGGGCCTGGCGGAACGCCGGGGTCCCCCGTCGCTGCCGCTGGTCAGGCGTTCGCCCTGGTCATCACGGGTGGCGTAACTCCGGCGTAACACGCCACCGCCTAGCGTGGGAGCGTGAGCCAGCACAGCGAACGGTCGAAGTGGGTGTCGTCGCGGCCGCGGGCCGAGCGGGCCCGGCAGGTCGCCGACAACCTCCGGCAGCAGATCACGGCCGGCGTCTACCCCGACGGCAGGCTGCCCGACGAACCGACACTCGGACGCCGGCTGGGCGCGTCACGCAACGCCGTCCGCGAGGCGCTGGACCTGCTGCGCGCGGAAGGACTCATCAGCCGCCGGCGCGGGGTCGGCACGTCGGTCGTCGCGGCAAAGCTCGGGCACGGGCTGGACCGCCTCGCCGGCCTGGCCGAGACCCTGGTCGGCCACGGGACCGTCACCAACGAGGTCCGCGTCGCCGAGGTCGTCGCCGATCCGCCGGCGGCCATCGCGGACCGGCTCGGGGCGGCGACGGGCGACGGCGTGGTCCGCATCGAGCGGCTGCGCCACCTCGACGGCCGGCCGCTGTCGCTCGACACCAGCTACCTCGTCGCCGACGTCGGACGCCGGGTGCTCGAGGCCGACCTCGTGCATCGGGACGTCTTCGCCGTGATCGAGGAGGTGGCCGGCTGCCGGCTGGACCGCGCCGAGGTCGCGGTGCACGCGGTGAACGCCGACGCCGACACCGCCCGGCTGCTGGAGATCCCGGCGGGCGCCGCGGTGTTCGCCATCGAGCGGAGCACCTTCCTGCCCGGCGGCCGGCTGGTCGACGTCGAGTCGATCCGCATCCGCGCCGACCGGCTGATCCTGCGGGCGACCGCCTACCGCGGCCCGGCCGCCGGCTGACGCGGCATGCCTGACCCCCTGCTCGTCCTGCTGGCGTCGTTCGGGCTGATCGGCGGCATCGGGATCGCCGCCGTCGGCCCGGGCGGCGTGCTGCCCACGACCGGCCTGTTCCTGCTGACCAACCTCACCCCGTCAGAGGTCGCGGGGACGGCGATCGTCACCCACGTCGCCACCGGCGCGCTCGCGACGGCGGCGTACGCCCGCTCCGGGCACCTCACCGAGCCGCACACCCGGCGCGCCGCGCTCGTCCTGGCCGCCGCCGCGGTGGCCGGTGCTCCGGCCGGTGTGCTGATCAACTCGGCCATCTCCAGCGACGTCTTCGGGCTGATCCTCGCGGCCCTCATGGTCGTGGCCGCCGCGCTGGTGTGGCGGCGTGAACGGCGCCGCGAGCCGTCGCCGGCGCCGCCGCCCGCGGTCGTCGCCGGGATCGGACTGGCCGTCGCGGTGGTGTCCGGCGTCGTGGGCATCGGCGGCCCGATGCTGGCCGTTCCCCTGCTCGTCGCGGCCGGCGTGCCGTTGCTCGAGTCGCTGGCCGCCGCCCAGGTCCAGTCGATCGTCATCGCCGGCACGGGCACGGCCGGCTACCTCGCCGCCGGCGCCGTCGACTGGCCGCTCGCGGCGCTCATCGGCGTCCCCTCACTCGCCGGCGTGCTGCTCGGATGGAAGATCGCGAGGACCCTGCCGACCCGTCAGCTCGCCACCGCCCTCGTCGTCTCGCTCCTCGTCCTCGCCCCGTTCGTCGCCTTCGGCTGACGCAGCCGACGAGCATGTCGAGAACGAGGGAAGGCTCAGGCCCCTGAGTCACAGGCACTTCTGAACGATGGCGGCCATGACCTCTGAAGACCCTCAACCACGTCTGCATCACCATCGCCGACCTCGACCGGGTGACGGCGTTCTTCGTCAGCTCCGTTCCCCGCGGCGGCACCTGGCGCAAGTTCGCGCGCTTCATCGCGCCCACCCACGATCCCCGGCTCGCCCACCGCCATGGCCCACGTGCGCGCGGCCCGGAAAGCACCGTCGTCTCGGTGTCCGAGCGGCAGTCAGG
Protein-coding sequences here:
- a CDS encoding GntR family transcriptional regulator, with amino-acid sequence MSQHSERSKWVSSRPRAERARQVADNLRQQITAGVYPDGRLPDEPTLGRRLGASRNAVREALDLLRAEGLISRRRGVGTSVVAAKLGHGLDRLAGLAETLVGHGTVTNEVRVAEVVADPPAAIADRLGAATGDGVVRIERLRHLDGRPLSLDTSYLVADVGRRVLEADLVHRDVFAVIEEVAGCRLDRAEVAVHAVNADADTARLLEIPAGAAVFAIERSTFLPGGRLVDVESIRIRADRLILRATAYRGPAAG
- a CDS encoding sulfite exporter TauE/SafE family protein; translation: MPDPLLVLLASFGLIGGIGIAAVGPGGVLPTTGLFLLTNLTPSEVAGTAIVTHVATGALATAAYARSGHLTEPHTRRAALVLAAAAVAGAPAGVLINSAISSDVFGLILAALMVVAAALVWRRERRREPSPAPPPAVVAGIGLAVAVVSGVVGIGGPMLAVPLLVAAGVPLLESLAAAQVQSIVIAGTGTAGYLAAGAVDWPLAALIGVPSLAGVLLGWKIARTLPTRQLATALVVSLLVLAPFVAFG